The sequence CAATAAACAAATGTCCCGTTTCACCCTCGCCGACCGGTTTTAAATCGTCGTCTAAAATGTGGGCCGTGTAGCGTTTCAGCGGTTTGCCAATCGGCATATTCGCTGCATCAAACGAATCGTCCGGGATGTAAACGGTCGACGTCACGGTCGCTTCGGTGGGACCGTAGGCGTTACAGAACATCACGTCGTGATCACATAACGATTGCCATCGTCGATAGTGCTCGACCGAGACTTTTTCGCCCGTCGGGATGATCAATCGCAGCGAACGCGGAACGCGTTCTTTTGACGCGACCATCAAATCGACCCATTGGTGCCAATAAGCCGCGGCGATGTGAACGGACGAGATTTTAAAACGATCGATCAGCGTGGACAATTCGTTGCGGTGGTTGGCTCGGTCGCGAGGGCGAACCACCACGCAGCCGCCCGTCAGCAGCGGTGGGAAAATTTCTTCGATCGCGATGTCAAAACACAGCGTCGAAAATTGCAGCGTGCGATCCGTCTCAGTCAATTGAAAAACTTCGATGTCGGCAAAACAGTAGGTTGCCAACGCCGAATGCTGGATTTGCACCCCTTTGGGTTTCCCGGTTGATCCCGATGTGTACATGATGTACGCCAAATCACTCGGTGCGATCGAGACGTTTGGACACGTCGTCAATCGAACCGCGTCGGATTCGTCGGGGACGCAGTCAACCCAGCGGATTTTTGACGCGGCCGTTGGGTTGTCCGCGCCGTGATCGATCAGCGGAATGCCAATCGAATCGTAGTAACTGCGGTGACCAACGATCGTCGTGATGGCTGCGTCTTCGACCATATATCGCAGACGTTCCACCGGGTAATCGGGATCCAGCGGAACAAACACGGCCCCCAGTTTCATGATCCCCAGCATCGCCGCAATCGCTTCGGGAGACCGATCCACGCACAAGCCGACACGGCAACCATGGTGGATTCCCAGCGAGACCAACGTATTGGCGATCCCGTTGGATTGATGTTCAAGATCCCGATACGTCCACTCGGCGTCCTCGCAAACGATCGCCACCTGGTGGGGAGTTTGCTGGAGCTGACGGGCCCATAGTTCTGGGAACGAAATCAGTTCTTCGATCGTTTCGCGGCTAGAAGATTTAGGCATGGAAGACATACGGGATCAACGTCTGTAGTTTTAGAGCGGCGGGCGTTGTACAAACGTTCTAGTTCACGGTGGTAGGCACGGCAGACGGGCGATGCGTGGTATTAGCGACCGCGGCATCCACTGCGGATTCGAGGATTTGCAGTCCCTGATTCAGCAATGCGGTATCGATCGTCAATGCGGGCATCACCTTCAAAACCTGGTCAAATGCACCCGATCCCTCGATCAACAACCCTTCTTTAAACGCGTTTTGAATCGCTCGGCTCGCCAAGTCACCACAACGCAAATCCAATCCCCAGATTAACCCACGGCCGCGAACGCTCATCGCATGATCGGCGTGTTTGGCGCAAATCGCTCTCAATTTCGCTTGCACAATTTGGCTGCGTTCGTCGATTTGATTTTCGAAGGCTGGTTCGGTCCAGTATTCGAGCACGGCGCGAGCCGAGACGAATGCCAAGTTGTTGCCACGGAACGTGCCGGTGTGTTCGCCCGGTTTCCAGGTGTCGATTTCTGGACGGATCAAGACGATCGACATCGGCATGCCGCTACCAATCGACTTTGAAACACACACGATGTCAGGAGTGATGCCGGCGTGCTCAAAGCTAAAAAACTTTCCGCTGCGACCATTTCCGACTTGGATGTCATCGACAATCAAGCGAATGTCGTGCTCTTGGCAAAGGGATGCAATCCGCTGAAGCCAGCGATCGCTGGCAACGTTAATGCCCCCTTCGCCTTGGATGGTTTCAAGGATCACGGCGGCCGGTTTCGGCAATCCGCTGCTCGGGTCGCGGAGCATTTTTTCCAGCAGCAGCGATGTGTCGTATTCACCCATGTAGCCATCGTATGGCAGATGAGTGACGTTGTTGTGCGAGCCGTAAAACTGGCTGTGGTAGAACTGGTTCCCCGTCAATGCCAACGCGCCAAGTGAGTGGCCATGATAGGCATTGGTGAACGCAACGACATGCGAACGCTGGGTCTGTTTGCGAGCAAGTTTGACGGCGGCTTCGACTGCGTTGGTTCCGGTGGGGCCGGTGAACTGAACGCGATAATCGAGCGCGCGAGGCGTGAGGATGATTCGTTTAAAGGCCTCTAGAAAGTCAACCTTTGCCGCGGTAACGGTATCGAGCGAATGCTGGATCCCGTCCGCTTGGATGTACGCGAGTAGCGCCGCTTTGGCTCGCCGATTGTTGTGTCCGTAGTTCAGAGACCCCGCACCACAGAAGAAATCGATGAAATCGTTTCCCTCCATGTCGGTAATGGTCGAGCCCACGGCTTTGTTAAACACCGCTGGGAATAGTCGCGCGTAACCACGCACGTTTGATTCGATTTGTACAAGGGGATCCTGCATCGGGAGCGCTTCTTCCTGACCGGGAATTGAAATAGGGCGAACGATGGCGATGGAGCTATTTGCCATCGGGCGCACCGTACGAGGCAAGCTTAGGTTTGGCTTAGCTGGCAGCGATCAAGCGGTGTGATTTGAGACACCCTCGGGGGTAAAGATCGCCTAACCGCTTCGCTTGTTGCGGGTTATGACGATTGTTTTCGTTAGCATCGTCGTTACGGTTCCTGGACGCCGCAAGAGGGGGTGGCTAGGTAAATCGCGAGCGGGATGGGGGCTGGTTGGCCCGGGTGAAAAAATTTTCGAGTTTAGGGGGCGGCGTCCGATTTTTGCTAAAATGATCCTAATGGGCAATCTGCCCCCAGCCCACCTTGCCCGCGTATTCCGCGATTTGTTCCCTTCCCGCCTCTCCGTTTCGTCCTTCCCGAGCTTGTTTCTTGAGGGCGGCTCCGCAAATCGTGATCGACTGATCGACGCTACCTGCACCCTCCCTGTCCTCTTGCAATTTGCAATAAATCGATGCTTTCACTTCTCCGCTACCTTGTCCCAATCGTTTGCGGTCTTTGCGCCGCAGCGGTCGGTACCGCAGACGAGCCTGTCGATTTTAATCGCGACATTCGCTCGATTCTGTTTGGACGCTGTGTCGCCTGTCATGGGCCTGACGAAGACGAACGGGCCGCCGGATTGAGACTTGATACCGAAGCCGGTTCACGCGAAGACCTCGGTGGCTATTTCGCGATCAAGCCGGGCGATCCCGACGAAAGCGAGTTGATCGAGCGGCTGACGACGGACGACGAAGACATGCGGATGCCGCCCGAAGGAAAAGGCAAGCCGCTAACCAAGGACGAGGTCGAATTGATCCGTCGCTGGATTGCACAAGGCGGTAGCTACGCCAAGCATTGGTCCTACGAAAAACCGATCCGCCCTGCCCTGCCCTCGATCGACCTGCCCTCAGTCGAACAACATGTCGATCAAACCGACTGGGTGCGGAATCCGATCGACGCGTTCGTGCTTTCCAAACTGATCGCCAACCAATTGAAACCGTCGCCCGAGGCGGACCGTTTGACGCTGGCTCGCCGATTGGCGATCGATCTAACCGGAGTCCCACCGACATGGCAAGAAGCACAGGCGTTTGTCAACGATCACGCCCCCGACGCGTATGAAAAGTATGTCGATCAACAGCTGGCCAAGCCTTCCTTTGGTATTCGCTGGGCCCGTGTGTGGCTCGATTTAGCTCGCTACGCTGATTCCGCCGGGTACGCCGATGACCCGCTAAGGACGATTTGGGCCTATCGCGATTACGTCATCGATTCGCTGAACGATAACAAGCCGTTTGACCAATTTACGATTGAACAAATCGCGGGTGATCTGCTCGAAAACCCCACAGATGAACAATTGATCGCCACCGCGTTTCATCGCAACACGATGACCAACAACGAAGGGGGGACCAACGACGAAGAATTCCGCAACGTCGCGGTCGTCGATCGAGTCAATACGACGATGGCCGTTTGGATGGGAACCACGATGGCATGTGCACAGTGCCATACCCACAAATATGACCCGATTACGCAAGACGAGTATTTTCAATTCTTCGCGTTCTTTAACCAGTCCGCGGATCGTGATCGACGAGATGAAAGCCCCATACACGAAATATGGTCTCGCGAACAACTCGAGTTGAAACAATCGCTGCAGACGCAAATCACCGAGCTCGCATCGCAATTGAATCAAACGACTCCCGAGCTTGAAACGCAGCAAGAGGAGTGGATGAAATCAATTCGCGAGCAACCCGTGTGGTCGCCGCTGGTGCCATCGGACCTTGCTGCTGGTCACCGGCAACTTTCCACCGACAGCGAAGGCTGGGTTACCGCGACGGGAGATAAAGCAGACCGGGATGTCTATACGCTGCAATTTCCAATCACCCCTTCGCTGCTGGCGGAACCAAGTCAAAGCAACGAAGAAGAAACATCCAGCCCGCGGTCGCTTGTCGGTTTGAAATTAGAGGTCGGTGAGGGCCAGGCCGAGAATTTTGTCCTTTCCAAAGTCTCGGCAACCTGGACGCCCAGCGATATCAAGCCGATTGATGCCAGGTTTGTTCGCTTGGAACTTCCCGGAAAGCAGCGGATCTTGCATATTGCCGAGTTGCAAGTGTTCAGAGGCGACCAGAATGTTGCTCTCTCGGGTACCGCGACCCAAAGTTCCACAGGCTACAACGCGACCGCCGATTTTGCGATCGATGGTAACACCAGCGGCAATTTCCAAGACAACACGGTCACGCATACCCAAACCGAAAACAGCCCATGGTGGGAAGTGGATCTTGGGGCTCTGTACCCGGTGGACCGCATTGCTTTGTGGAATCGCACCGATGGTGGCGGTGGCATTTCAGGACGCTTGGCGGGATACACGCTGCAATTGCTCGATCAAAACCGGAACGTGATTTGGCAGCAGTCGCCCGAAGCGTTGCCGACGCCAAGTTTGGAACTCAGCACCTCCGGAAAGGCCTCGCTTCGGTTTGCTGCCGCGTTCGCCGATTATGAACAACCCAAATTTGCGGCCGCCAGCATCCTGGGCGACAAGATCGACGATAAACAAGGGTGGGCCATCGCAGGCGGAATCGGTTCGGCTCACGAATTGACTCTGGTGCTCGACCGCCCCTTGAAACTGACCAACGGATCATTGACGCTGACTTTGGATCAACAATCAATCCATGCAAAACATCTGCTCAATGAGTTTCGGATCTCGATGACGTTTGACCAGGATGTGGCTCGCTGGGCCGCGCTGCCGCCAAAGATCCAAACGTTGTTGGCGGACCGGACGCGATCGCATTCCGCAGCTGAGCAAGAAACGCTAGCCGCCTACTATCGCGGCATCGCGCCCTCGCTGGATCCGATTCGCAAACAACACGCAAGATTGGAA comes from Novipirellula caenicola and encodes:
- the ectB gene encoding diaminobutyrate--2-oxoglutarate transaminase produces the protein MQDPLVQIESNVRGYARLFPAVFNKAVGSTITDMEGNDFIDFFCGAGSLNYGHNNRRAKAALLAYIQADGIQHSLDTVTAAKVDFLEAFKRIILTPRALDYRVQFTGPTGTNAVEAAVKLARKQTQRSHVVAFTNAYHGHSLGALALTGNQFYHSQFYGSHNNVTHLPYDGYMGEYDTSLLLEKMLRDPSSGLPKPAAVILETIQGEGGINVASDRWLQRIASLCQEHDIRLIVDDIQVGNGRSGKFFSFEHAGITPDIVCVSKSIGSGMPMSIVLIRPEIDTWKPGEHTGTFRGNNLAFVSARAVLEYWTEPAFENQIDERSQIVQAKLRAICAKHADHAMSVRGRGLIWGLDLRCGDLASRAIQNAFKEGLLIEGSGAFDQVLKVMPALTIDTALLNQGLQILESAVDAAVANTTHRPSAVPTTVN
- a CDS encoding DUF1553 domain-containing protein, whose product is MLSLLRYLVPIVCGLCAAAVGTADEPVDFNRDIRSILFGRCVACHGPDEDERAAGLRLDTEAGSREDLGGYFAIKPGDPDESELIERLTTDDEDMRMPPEGKGKPLTKDEVELIRRWIAQGGSYAKHWSYEKPIRPALPSIDLPSVEQHVDQTDWVRNPIDAFVLSKLIANQLKPSPEADRLTLARRLAIDLTGVPPTWQEAQAFVNDHAPDAYEKYVDQQLAKPSFGIRWARVWLDLARYADSAGYADDPLRTIWAYRDYVIDSLNDNKPFDQFTIEQIAGDLLENPTDEQLIATAFHRNTMTNNEGGTNDEEFRNVAVVDRVNTTMAVWMGTTMACAQCHTHKYDPITQDEYFQFFAFFNQSADRDRRDESPIHEIWSREQLELKQSLQTQITELASQLNQTTPELETQQEEWMKSIREQPVWSPLVPSDLAAGHRQLSTDSEGWVTATGDKADRDVYTLQFPITPSLLAEPSQSNEEETSSPRSLVGLKLEVGEGQAENFVLSKVSATWTPSDIKPIDARFVRLELPGKQRILHIAELQVFRGDQNVALSGTATQSSTGYNATADFAIDGNTSGNFQDNTVTHTQTENSPWWEVDLGALYPVDRIALWNRTDGGGGISGRLAGYTLQLLDQNRNVIWQQSPEALPTPSLELSTSGKASLRFAAAFADYEQPKFAAASILGDKIDDKQGWAIAGGIGSAHELTLVLDRPLKLTNGSLTLTLDQQSIHAKHLLNEFRISMTFDQDVARWAALPPKIQTLLADRTRSHSAAEQETLAAYYRGIAPSLDPIRKQHARLEKQLREMKPVTTAPIMQQLPENQRRKTHVQLRGNYTSLGNEVSEGTPAAFHPLRNSDSPDRLDLARWLVDEDNPLTARVIANRHWEQIFGIGIVESSEEFGSQGELPSHPELLDWLATELQQNGWDIKAFLKLLVMSSTYRQSSVTSVQQQENDPMNRMLARGPRFRIAAEMVRDQALFVAGLLSDKMGGPPVNPPQPELGLRAAFGGDTDWKTSEGDDRYRAGIYTSWRRSSPYPSMSQFDAPDRDVCTVRRIRTNTPLQALVTLNDPVYIEAAQALARRTVAAAETTESRIRFIFQTTLIRNPYPAEITRIAQLVEEVRSAFSDDPDAAKQMATDPIGAVPEGVDVVDLAAWTVVGNVMLNLDELLMKR